The genomic stretch TTTGACACTGAATGCAAGAACTTTTCCAGCTTCTTCTTTGTTGATACCAGTCCAGATGAATCTCGAGGTCAGAAGATGCTGTGACGCACACACATCAGGATAGGAGATGTCATGGAGTTGCTCTGAGGTAGATATGGACGAATGGTGTCTGTAGAAACATCAGCATACTGGTCTACAGGAATTTTCTTCATCTGAAATGCAGGATTATATTTAAGTTCCTGCAGCTCAGCATCTTTGGCTTGGTTTAGGCAGTTGCTGCATAATCTATGAGGGAAGAATTGACAGCAGAGACATTGCGAGACAGGGAATCAGCTGGAGTATTATCTTGGCCTTTGATGTGCCAGAGGTCTGTAGTGAACTGTGAAATGTAGCTAATATGACGAAGTTGTCAATGAGTGAAGTTAGACTTGTTGGTGTTACTAGAGAGTGGCTTGGAGGTCGGTGAAGATGTGGAACTTCTTGCCGAAGCCGTTTGATTGCCTTAGAAATAGCTAAAAGTTGTCAATAAAATGTGTTATAGTTCTGTTCTGCATTATTTAGTTGTTTTGAGAAAAAGGCTTAAGGTTTTCATCTACCTTCCACATATTGTTGCAGAACTGTTCCAATGCCAGTGTTGGAGGCATCAGTAGTGATGGACATTGTGGCATCTTGACTGGGCAAGCTGAGTGTAGTTACTGCACTGAGCCAGCATCATGGCACTATGCAGTTGGGTTTGGAAACTGTTGAGTGGCCTTACACTTGGTAGGAAGTGGAGTGATACCTGCTGCAGAAACTGTGTGGCCGAGAAACTCAACAAACGAAACTCCATAAAGACTCTTGTCTCCATTAATTTGGATACTGTAATCGTTCAGACGTTTGAAGACGTGCATTAGATGATACTGATGTTCAACAGCATCATTACTGGCGATGAGTAGATCATCAATATAAGCAAAGACAAATGGTAATCTCGTAAAACAATGAAATGTGTAGCATTCTTCAGTTCAAAAGGCATCTGGACATAGTCATACAAGCCAAAGGGGGTGATAATGACTGTTTTCGGGATGTCTGAAGGGTGGACTGGTATTTGGTGGAATGCTTTAACCAGATCAATTTTGGAGAAGATGGAACATCCAGAAGTAAATACTTGAATGTTGGGAATTGGATAATGATCCATCAGCATCTGAGCGCTGAGAGCTCTCCAGTCACCACAGGTTGTAGTTCTCCATTCTTCTTAGAAACGACATGCATTGCAGATGATCAGTTGATGGAGCTTGCACAGGTAATTCCCAGACATAGTAAGGACTCAAACTCTTCTTTTACTAAGTGATACCGTTCTGGAGGTTATCAATGAGACTTAGCATGTATAAGTCGACCAATTGTTTCGATGTGATGAGTAATGGAATACTTTGTAGGAAGGGTTGCAGAGTATGGACTTCAGAGTTGTAGGCATCGATTGTGGATATCTGCAAGCTATTTCCATGTAGAAGTTGAGCTTGAGTAGACTCCGAAGAAGTAGTGTCaaggagtcacacacacacaaacacacacacacacacacacacacacacacacacacacacacacacacacacacacacacacacacacacacgcacacacacacacacacacacacacacacacacacagatattcacatatacatatgtatatcatatatatatgtgtgtgtatatatataagatatatatatatatatatatatatatatatatatatatatatatatgtatatatatcgttccgtgccatcactgatgcggtgtttgacgaactcgtataactacatttcaggggagactacgaCATTactgcacacgcgcacgcgcgcacacacacacacaagtgtgtatatatatatcttatatatatatattcatatatatatatatatatatatatatatatatatatatatatatatgtatgtatgtatatcacacacacacacatatatctgtgccatcaccgatgcggtgtttgatgaACTGCTTGGCACCATGTTTCAAGTTCTCGGGCTCTGTTCCAGTTTTAAATTGTTGAGGAATATTTGTCAACCTCCAGCTGGCTCATCTTTTGTTTTACCACTTAAGCTAatgttttctaatgtgtctttacgcaTGGCATGTCCGAGGAATTGTCGAGCTCGAATCAATTCGATAAGCTCGTGTCCCTGCCTGAtttttttctgaggatctcctcattggacactcaGTCCgggtatgcaacacacacacacacaactcatggCTACAGGGTCTGTAgctgataagcacacacacacacacacacatacacacacacacacacacacacacacacacacacacacacacacacacacacacacacacacattcacacacacacacacacacacacacatacgcacgcacaaacacacacacacacacacacgcacacacacgcacaaacacacacacacacacacacagacacacacacacacacacacacacacacacaaatatatttacatatatatatatattcatatatatgtgtatatcatatatatatatacacacttatatacatacatacaaacatatatatatatatatatatatatatatatgtatatatataccatatgcacacacacacacacacacacacacacacacacacacacacacacacacacacacacacacacacatacacacacacacacacacacacacacacgcaaatacacacacacacacgcacacacacacacaaatatatatatatatatacatatatatatatatatattcatataaatatatatatatcatacatttattcatatatatatatatatatgtgtatatcatatatatatatacacatttgtatatatacatatatatatacacacacacatatatatgtatgtataccatacacacacacacacgcacacacgcacacacgcacacacacacacacacacacacacacatacacacacacacacacacatatatatatacacacacatacacacaaacacacacacacacaaacacacacaaacgcacacaaacatttttgtgtatttgtgtgtgtgtgcgtttgtatgtgtgtgtgtgtgttgcatacccTAACTGAGTgttcaatgtatgtatatgcacacacacacacacacacatgtatatatatatatacatatatatatatatatatatatatatatatatatatatatatatgcacatatatgtgtgtatatatatatgtatatatatatatatacatatatatatatatatatatatatatatatatatatatatatatatatgcagacaaaaacacacacacacacacacacacacacacacacacacacacacacacatatatatatatacatatatatatatatatatatatatatatatatatatagatccacgcacacacacacacatagatagatagatagatataaacatatatacataaatatatcgacggccaccatcagtcgacgtcgactttggcattattaacTCTGTCCTGcctggcgaaagaatgtgaggatggccctTTGTGCTGCGCCTTTACGCaaattgagcattgtagcttataactgtagccactctccgtgttgtgctAACGTCAATGCTTGGGAgaaagaatgtatatacatatataaatatctgtatatatacatatatgtatgtaatgtatatatatatatatatatatatatatatatatatatgcatttatgtatatgactgccgcaatggtccagtggttagagcactggacaccgaccctcgtggtcccgcgtCCAATTCCCCGtagggcggtcgtaaaaatgcctgcgctctgactgctggctcgagcccgagaaaacgacatatcgcctagagaagtcaaacgcaggtgtcgtaggggaagtcaccgccgtggcacaagtgttagcgtgccgaaccacggctgattaggaagggcatccaatcaagcaagggtgacactgccatataacctctcaatagcgaattgagggaggcctatgtcctgcagtggaatgaaaggcggtaaaagaaaaaagaaaaaaaaaaaaaaaaaaaaaaatatatatatatacatatatatacacatgtgtgtgtgtgtgtgtgtgtgtgtgtgtgtgtgtgtgtgtgtgtgtgtgtgtgtgcgtgtgtaaataaataaattgataaatacaaataaattaataaaaaataaattaatttatcaatgaatgaatatatatatatatatatatatatatatatatattatatttatttatttatttatttatttacacacacacacatgtttttgtgtgtatatatatatataaaatatgtatatatatacgcaaatttatatgcatatttatatatatgaaagtatatacatgtatatatatgtacatatatacatatatataaatatgtatatacatatatatatatatatatatatacatgtttatatataattgtatatatacacatatatatatgtacatatatatacatatatatatacacacacacacacacacacgcacacacacatatatatatatatatatatatatgtgtgtgtgtgtgtgtgtgtgtgtgtgtgtgtgtgtgtgtgtgtgtgtgtatgtgtgcatataaacatatatctatccatttatatatatacatatatgtgtgtgtgtgtgtgtgttagtgtgtgtgtgtaataataataataataatgataacacacacatacatatatgtatatatatacatacatatatatacatgaatatacattcatatatataaatatgcatataaatacatacatgtgtaagttggtttagtactggccctccggtctcatacccggaatgacctaggttcgaggccaagtcatggaggattgttatacacatgtgtaagtgtgtgtgtatagacacatgtgtatttacacacacacacacacacacacacacacacacacacacatacacacgcgcatatgtgtgtgtgtgtgtgtgtgtgtgtatgtgtatgtatgtgtgcatataaacatatatctatccatttatatatatatacatatatgtgtgtgtgtgttagtgtgtgtgtgtgtaataataataataaaaatgatagtaatgataaaaataataagctcTTGTGACCAGTCAATTTAGGGCTTGTCTGATTATTATGCTTCTAACTtttccctgtgtgcaagggatggccggggttaccatccactggcgtgtgtgtgtgtgtgtgtgtgtgtgtgtgtgtgtgtgtgtgtgtgtgtgtgtgtgtgtgtgtgtgtgtgtgtgtgccggtctGCTAACACGAAACGAATGTGGCTGGCAAAGGGCTGCCACATAGTATTTGAGTTGCCGTACAAGACTTAAGGCAACTTATTTCCGGTATACAGACTTAAACATAGCTGCAAACAGACTTAAACATAGCTGCAAACAGACTTAAACATAGCTGCAAACAGACTTAAACATAGCTGCAAACAGACTTAAACATAGCTGCAAACAGACTTAAACATAGCTGCAAACAGACTTAAACATAGCTGCAAACAGACTTAAACATAGCTGCAAACAGACTTAAACATAGCTGCAAACAGACTTAAACATAGCTGCAAACAGACTTAAACATAGCTGCAAACAGACTTAAACATAGCTGCAAACAGCAGAATTAATGTCATCGCAGAGGGTTAGCAATAATATAATAGGAATAACGGCATgggtacattacatatatgtgattgtgaATAGATATGTGAATAAATTGGGAAATTAATAACAACATGCAGCAAACatggatataaacataaattttgcTATTGATATGTTTACAAGAATCCTAATATCATCATACTCTTTATCTTGTTTCTCAATCAGCTTTATTCCTGTATTATTGTTGCCCCTCGTTagacaatgatattattagtagaaTACTACGAACTAGCTTCTGTCTCTTCGGGAAGGATCTCCGGCAAAGAGCTGCGTTACATCGAGGACGCCCTGAGGGCATCCGGTACCAGCAGCAGCCGCTCGACAAAGCTGCCCTTGAAGAGCATCTTGACAAGCCTTCCTGTCTGGGCTATTGTCGTGGGCGACGTCGGCAACACTTTCGGCTTGAATCTCTTTCTTACTCAGCTTCCAACCTACATGAAGAATATACTCGGATTCTCTATCAAGGAGGCGAGTTTCTATGTATGGATTAGGTCAAATTCTGGCAATAGTTTCCATTTTATGTGAGTAATGCAAATCAGAagcgaaataaatgaatgattgtAATGTTGATGCTATGTAGAATATTCCTTACAGAATGGGGTGGTCTCCGCCCTCCCTTTCTTATTGCGTTACACAGGCGCTCTCACCTGGAGCAATCTAGGGGACTGGTTGATTCGTAAAGGTCATCTCTCTATCAGAAAGTCGCGAAAACTGTTCAGTGTCATTGGCAAGTAATGTggttcatcatcatttgtatagaGCAATGTACTTTTGAATTATATTGGGTTGAGAGAAAAGTGGTGGTCAGGCTTTCTTTAATTATCAGTCTTTACAGCAATGTGGGGACCTGGAGTAATGATCATCGGCGTAGTATATTCAGGCTGTAACTCACAGGCAATTGTGACTTTCATTTGCTTGGCGCTCTTCTTCAATGGTGCTGTGACCGCAAGCATAACTGTTAATCATACAGACATTGCTCCTAATTTTTCAGGTACACTGATTTGAACAGGAAAGTTTGTTGGGTTAATGAGTACGTGTTTATTGAcgaaatatatccatataatgtAGGACACTAAGAGAATACTTTTTAATTTGCCTGCCAGGAACGCTCTTCGGGATTGCCAACACGCTCTGTAGCTTTGGCGGCTTCTCTGTGCCAGTGATGGTTGGCTACATGACTCATGGAGAGGTTAGTGCTTAGGATAGTTTTTgcataaatacaaaaatggaaTAATCTTATTTTTGTCATGGGAAAACTAATAAATGAACACAGCACAGCAAACCATGTCATTTTTCATGAACAGACGCCGATACGTAATATTTATTAGTCTGATTCAATTGTTTGTTTAACTCTCCACTCTTTCGCATCTGAATATAAATggctaaaagaaaaggaagtgacaATTATAGAATGTATTTTATAATTAAATGGCAATAAAAGTCCTTCAGGTGGAATTTAGGTGTCTACGCATTAAAAAATGTATAATCTAAAATATGTTAACAAACAAAGAATTACAAGTCTTGATTAATTAAGCAAATCTTAAATTGATATGAACCGTTAAAACGTAAGATTAATGAATATAAAGCCACACCAAAGCTTACACGTACTTCTAGAAAATTAACGTATTTCTTCCAGCAAACCCCGAGTCAGTGGCAGAAAGTATTCTGGATCTTCATACCCGTATACATCATCACGGAGATCTTCTTCCTCGTGTTCAGCTCCGGCACAGTTCAACCATGGAACTATGGAGAGGCAGGCGAGCAGAGGGAAAATGCTGAAGAGTCCGAGCTGAATAAACTAAGGGAACAGGATGTCAAAGCATGAGTTAATCCactgaaatgaaaaaagagagaaatgtgtatTGTAGAGAATGTTGGATGTGTGACGTCGTGTTTCCAAGAACAATATACAAAACATAACGTagtaaatattaattattatcataacacggtcctgatatatatatagtatatattcatatgtatatatacacacatacatacatgtatatatatatatatatatatatatatatatatatatatatatatatgtgtgtgtgtgtgggtgtgtgtgtgcgtgcggatacacacacacacacacacacacacgcattcatacaaacatatatatatatatatatatatatatgtgtgtgtgtgtgtgtgtgtgtgtgtgtgtgtgtgtgtgtgtgtgtgtgtgtgtgtgtgtgtgtgtatccatatgaatatacaaacacacaacacacacacaacacatacacaacacatacacaacacatacacacacacacagacacatagacacacacaacacacgcacacaacaacacaacacacgcacacaacacacgcacacacacatacacacacacacacacacacacacacacacacacacacacacacacatatatatatatatacatacacacatggatatatctatctttatatctatctatctatctatatatgtgtgtgtgtgtgtgtataatatacatatacatatatacacatatacatatatatacatatatatatatatgtgtgtataatatatatatacatatatacacatatacatatatatacatatatatatatatatatatatatatatatatacatatatataatatatacacatatacatatatatacatatatatatatacatatatatatataatatatacatatatacatatacatatatttacatatatatacatatgaataaatatatatgtatatatataaacaaacacacacaaaccccccccacacacacacagatatatatatatatatatatatatatatatatatatatatatatatatacatatatacatatatacatataaacataaataaataaatatatatatatgtgtgagtatatatatatatatatatatatatatatatatatatatatatatgtcgttttctcgggatcgagcaagcagtcagaccgcaggcatttttacgaccgccgcgacgagtccagttctatatatatatatatatatatatatatatatatatatatatatatatatatacacacacacacacacacacacacatatgtatatgtatatatatatatatatatatatatatatatatatatatatatatatatatatatataggggaagtcaccgccgtggcacaaatgtaagcgcgtcgaaccgcggttgattaggaagggcatatatatatatatatatatatatatttatatatatatatatgtatgtatgtgtcagtgtgtatgtatgtgtgtgcctatgtgcgtgtgcgtatgtgcgtgtgtgtgtgtccgtgcgtgcgtgtgtgtgcgtgtgtgtgtgtgtgtgtgtgtgtgtgtgtgtgtgtgtgtgtgtgtgtgtgtgtgtgtgtgtgtgtgtgtgtgtgtgtgtgtgtgtgcttatcagcTACAGACCCTGTAGCCATGAGTTTTGCGTCATTTATAATGGTCCTGCACCATCTTTGCACTTAAACAATATTTTCCCAAACTTCATAACGTGCTGCTAGCTGAGCATGTTCCTGCCGCGTAAGGCATTCAGCCATTTCTGTAGGACTTTGAAATTTCAAACAAAATGATCAGTCAGAAAAGACAGATGTAAACAGATGTAATTCTCACACATAAAAgatcaaacaaaaaatgaattgagagcaaaaacacaataaataaaaaaatcataatcaaaatagttACTTTTAAATcacctgtatatatgcatgcatatctatctttctatttatatatgtatatatatatgtatatatatgtatatatatgtatatatatatacacgtacatatgtttataaaatacacacaaacacacatatatgtgtatatatgtttatatatgtacatatgtatacatatgcatatatgtgtatacatatatgtatatatgtatatatatgtatatacatgtgtgtatatatgtatatatacatatatgtatgtatacatatatatacgcacgcgcgcacacacacgcacacacacacacacacacacacacacacacacacacacacacaaatgtaatatatctatatctattgatctatctttctatctatctatctgtctatatatctatctatatatatgtgtctatgtacacacaaatatatatatattcatatatattcaaacacgcacgcacatatatatatgtatgtgtgtgtgtgtgtgtgtgtgtgtctgtgtctgtgtgtgtgtgtgtgtgtttgtgtgtgtatccatctatctatccatccttatatgttgtgtgtgtttgtttatatgtatatatacacacatttatatacattaacacacacacacacacactcacacacatacagatatatatatatatatatatatatatatatatatttatttatttatatatatatatatatatgagactacagtttcgaaatctacctggattccacaTTCAGgactgaaaaggaaagggagaggagggggtataaaaggaTGAGAGGCGAGGTAATGCAATGACAAGgggtaggtgaggacagacgaaatgaagcgaagggaggtcaggtctggtcggaggatcgg from Penaeus chinensis breed Huanghai No. 1 chromosome 40, ASM1920278v2, whole genome shotgun sequence encodes the following:
- the LOC125047233 gene encoding putative inorganic phosphate cotransporter isoform X2, whose amino-acid sequence is MGRKADRLLLATMGWFPARLALAVMAWFGFINLYMVRVNLSVIIVAMVRRNETDGFTAPCLRITNTTQGKTTDFQDNEETGERSAGASWPSMHACVARWIPPLERSRFIASVYFGATLSTAFTLPLCGVIIAAHGWAAAFYVTGALSLVWCAFWFAFMHDSPRQHPRISGKELRYIEDALRASGTSSSRSTKLPLKSILTSLPVWAIVVGDVGNTFGLNLFLTQLPTYMKNILGFSIKENGVVSALPFLLRYTGALTWSNLGDWLIRKGHLSIRKSRKLFSVIAMWGPGVMIIGVVYSGCNSQAIVTFICLALFFNGAVTASITVNHTDIAPNFSGTLFGIANTLCSFGGFSVPVMVGYMTHGEQTPSQWQKVFWIFIPVYIITEIFFLVFSSGTVQPWNYGEAGEQRENAEESELNKLREQDVKA
- the LOC125047233 gene encoding putative inorganic phosphate cotransporter isoform X1; protein product: MGRKADRLLLATMGWFPARLALAVMAWFGFINLYMVRVNLSVIIVAMVRRNETDGFTAPCLRITNTTQGKTTDFQDNEETGERSAEGEIIWDERTQGFVLAGFFYGYATTQILGGRLAELYGTRWVFGICILAGGICTIFSPIAARTHYGFLIALRITQGIFQGASWPSMHACVARWIPPLERSRFIASVYFGATLSTAFTLPLCGVIIAAHGWAAAFYVTGALSLVWCAFWFAFMHDSPRQHPRISGKELRYIEDALRASGTSSSRSTKLPLKSILTSLPVWAIVVGDVGNTFGLNLFLTQLPTYMKNILGFSIKENGVVSALPFLLRYTGALTWSNLGDWLIRKGHLSIRKSRKLFSVIAMWGPGVMIIGVVYSGCNSQAIVTFICLALFFNGAVTASITVNHTDIAPNFSGTLFGIANTLCSFGGFSVPVMVGYMTHGEQTPSQWQKVFWIFIPVYIITEIFFLVFSSGTVQPWNYGEAGEQRENAEESELNKLREQDVKA